One Setaria italica strain Yugu1 chromosome II, Setaria_italica_v2.0, whole genome shotgun sequence DNA segment encodes these proteins:
- the LOC101755757 gene encoding stress-related protein — protein sequence MAEQPNPQPQVVEKEVVVERQQEARRAPKLRYLDFVHVAAAQAAVCLAGLYGLAKDHAGPLRPGVDAVESTVKGVVGPVYDRFHGVPLDVLAFVDRKVDDTVHEVEKHLPGALKAASAQAYAVARGIPEVARELAAEAQRSGVKGAARAALAKVEPVAKDVYGRVEPVARDLYVRYEPAAEHLAVSTWRTLNGLPVFPQVAQIAVPTAAYWAEKYNKVIAAAAEQGYTGAKYLPAIPTERIAKVFASSPEAEAQ from the exons ATGGCGGAGCAGCCCAACCCCCAGCCCCAAGTG GTGGagaaggaggtggtggtggagcggcAGCAGGAGGCGAGGAGGGCCCCGAAGCTGAGGTACCTGGATTTCGTCcatgtggcggcggcgcaggccgcgGTGTGCCTCGCGGGGCTCTACGGGCTCGCCAAGGACCACGCCGGCCCGCTCCGCCCCGGCGTCGACGCCGTCGAGTCCACGGTCAAGGGCGTCGTCGGCCCCGTCTACGACCGCTTCCACGGCGTGCCCCTCGACGTCCTCGCCTTCGTCGACCGCAAG GTGGATGACACGGTGCACGAGGTGGAGAAGCACCTCCCCGGCGCGTTGAAGGCCGCGTCAGCGCAGGCCTACGCGGTGGCCCGCGGCATCCCGGAGGTGGCGCGCGAGCTGGCCGCCGAGGCGCAGCGATCCGGCGTGAAGGGCGCGGCCCGCGCGGCGCTCGCCAAGGTGGAGCCCGTGGCCAAGGACGTGTACGGGCGCGTGGAGCCGGTGGCCAGGGACCTGTACGTGCGCTACGAGCCGGCGGCGGAGCACCTCGCCGTCTCCACCTGGCGCACGCTCAACGGCCTCCCGGTGTTCCCGCAGGTCGCTCAGATCGCGGTGCCCACCGCGGCGTACTGGGCCGAGAAGTACAACAAGGtgatcgccgccgcggccgagcaGGGCTACACCGGGGCCAAGTACCTCCCGGCCATCCCCACCGAGCGCATCGCCAAGGTGTTCGCGTCGTCGCCGGAGGCCGAGGCCCAGTAG